In a genomic window of Pedobacter sp. KBS0701:
- a CDS encoding ATP-binding protein, whose translation MPDSAFAHFNDAKSSYLESKDSVGAGKSLIYMAIISIENGDYFGGQEIALQALIFFNPADKKHYKYLCSNYHELGVASSFLKNYKKAVYFYKKSIAYADSSNNLSLVENSLALTYRDLNNYQQSLKLFRNILSKKLDKTDYSRTLSNYAYTMWKHDPKYNARTALLKALSIRKSAKNLWGQNASYAHLSAYYEMKHPDTALIYAMKMYEVAKAIESSDDQLQALQKLIRLSPDKKVKSYYTIYQKLDDSLQNTRRAAKNQFALVRYETEKNKADNLLLQKDNDGKRYQIIILTISILLLIIAGTLWYKKRKQRLELEAQNTIRHNKLKTSQKVHDVVANGLYRIMNKLDNQEILKDNPIVNEIEELYEQSRDLSYEKPRSKNRHFHEKIYDLLKSFASENTRVILVGNSIQLWEKVSEQAKEEIQHILQELMVNMGKHSQASDVVIRFEQAQQKINIYYTDNGIGIRGGVQPNNGLTNTGTRIEAIGGTITFDTKVEKGLKIQISFPVS comes from the coding sequence ATGCCAGATAGTGCATTTGCTCATTTCAATGACGCTAAAAGTAGTTATCTAGAATCAAAGGATAGTGTTGGAGCTGGAAAATCGCTTATTTATATGGCAATTATTTCTATAGAAAACGGGGATTATTTTGGTGGTCAAGAAATCGCGCTTCAAGCTTTAATTTTTTTTAATCCAGCTGATAAAAAACATTATAAATATCTATGCTCTAACTATCATGAGCTGGGAGTAGCATCCTCATTCCTAAAAAATTATAAAAAGGCAGTATACTTTTATAAAAAATCAATTGCTTATGCTGATAGCAGCAATAATTTATCACTGGTAGAAAATAGTCTGGCACTCACATACCGAGATCTTAATAACTATCAGCAATCGTTAAAGCTATTTCGGAATATTTTGAGTAAAAAGCTTGATAAAACTGATTATTCCAGAACACTCTCCAATTATGCTTATACAATGTGGAAGCATGATCCAAAGTATAATGCCAGAACAGCTTTACTAAAAGCTTTATCTATACGCAAATCAGCCAAAAATCTTTGGGGACAGAATGCGAGTTATGCTCACTTATCAGCATATTATGAAATGAAACATCCCGATACGGCATTGATATATGCAATGAAAATGTATGAGGTAGCGAAGGCAATAGAAAGTTCGGATGACCAATTACAGGCACTACAAAAGTTAATCCGACTGAGTCCAGATAAAAAAGTTAAAAGCTATTATACTATTTATCAAAAGTTGGATGACAGCCTGCAAAATACAAGACGTGCAGCTAAAAACCAATTTGCGCTAGTCAGATACGAAACCGAAAAAAACAAAGCCGATAATCTTTTGCTCCAAAAAGATAATGATGGTAAAAGATACCAGATCATTATACTCACCATCTCTATACTGTTATTAATTATAGCCGGTACCCTATGGTACAAAAAAAGAAAACAACGATTAGAACTCGAAGCTCAAAACACCATCCGCCATAATAAGCTTAAAACCTCCCAAAAAGTACATGATGTTGTGGCCAACGGATTATACAGGATCATGAACAAACTCGATAATCAGGAAATTCTAAAAGACAATCCTATTGTTAACGAGATAGAAGAACTTTACGAACAATCGCGCGACCTCTCTTACGAGAAACCAAGGTCTAAAAATCGTCATTTTCACGAAAAAATATATGATCTTTTAAAATCCTTCGCTTCCGAAAATACGAGGGTAATACTGGTGGGCAATTCCATCCAATTGTGGGAAAAAGTTTCAGAACAGGCCAAAGAAGAAATACAACATATCCTCCAGGAACTGATGGTGAATATGGGCAAACATAGCCAGGCCAGTGATGTGGTGATTAGGTTTGAACAGGCACAACAAAAAATAAACATTTATTATACTGATAATGGTATAGGCATTAGGGGTGGCGTGCAACCCAACAACGGACTTACCAATACGGGAACCCGTATTGAAGCGATTGGTGGTACCATTACCTTTGATACCAAAGTTGAAAAGGGGCTTAAAATCCAAATCTCTTTTCCGGTTTCCTAA
- a CDS encoding response regulator, translating into MFKRILIAEDQETQNISLQKTLSELGAEKPEYVYYCDDALTWIKNAVKAEQPYDLLITDLYFEEDHNRQKIAGGAELIKAAKEVQPDLKTLVFSGESKTAVIDMLFKEMNIDGYVRKARHDAQYLKLAISAIHNHKKYLSPDLKLARKENNSHDFTDLDIAIISQLVEGTPQKNIPYYLQENDIKPSGLSSIEKRLNLMKEVLGFTKNEQLIAYCKDMGII; encoded by the coding sequence ATGTTTAAAAGAATACTTATTGCTGAAGATCAAGAAACACAGAATATTTCACTGCAAAAAACATTGTCTGAACTGGGCGCAGAAAAACCCGAATATGTATATTATTGCGATGATGCACTTACCTGGATAAAAAATGCTGTTAAAGCAGAGCAACCTTACGATCTGTTAATCACCGACCTTTATTTTGAGGAGGACCATAACCGGCAAAAAATTGCCGGAGGTGCCGAACTCATCAAAGCGGCAAAGGAAGTGCAACCTGACTTAAAAACACTGGTATTCTCTGGAGAAAGTAAAACGGCGGTTATCGATATGTTATTTAAAGAAATGAATATTGATGGGTATGTGCGTAAAGCCCGTCATGATGCCCAATATCTAAAACTTGCCATATCTGCTATCCATAACCATAAAAAATACCTTTCTCCCGATTTAAAACTAGCCAGAAAAGAAAATAATTCGCACGATTTTACAGATCTCGATATCGCCATTATCTCTCAATTGGTAGAGGGGACACCTCAAAAAAACATCCCGTATTACCTCCAGGAAAATGATATTAAACCTTCTGGTCTGAGTAGCATCGAAAAACGTCTTAACCTGATGAAGGAAGTCCTTGGTTTTACTAAAAATGAACAACTGATTGCTTATTGTAAAGACATGGGGATTATTTGA
- a CDS encoding type I restriction endonuclease, which yields MDLKLKLEQLHQRVVGLKDQINTEEATKNAFVMPFIQILGYDIFNPTEVIPEHICDIGTKKGEKVDYVIRKNNEPILIFECKHWKESADAHNSQLHRYYHVSKARFGVLTNGTVYNFYADLEKPNIMDEKPFLTIDIEDLKDNALKILESFTKNEYNLETILDSAEGLKYIKAIRKEFEKETDTPSDEMVKLLVNRFFDKPLTANRMIAFKEYTKKALAISINESISDRLKSALNINEKIEKKEEDKAIPVIENPDASKIVTTEEELEAFQIVKAILREKIPSARIAARDTQSYFSVLLDDNNRKPICRFHFNTANKYLETFQSGKDAGEKNQLFNLDELYDYRAQLHQTLENY from the coding sequence ATGGACCTTAAACTTAAATTAGAACAACTTCATCAACGGGTGGTCGGCTTAAAAGATCAGATCAATACCGAAGAGGCTACGAAAAATGCATTTGTAATGCCCTTTATTCAAATCCTCGGTTACGATATTTTTAACCCTACAGAAGTGATCCCCGAACATATTTGCGATATCGGCACTAAAAAAGGCGAAAAGGTAGATTACGTGATTCGCAAAAACAACGAACCCATCCTCATTTTCGAATGCAAACACTGGAAAGAAAGTGCCGATGCACACAACTCTCAGTTGCACCGCTATTACCATGTTTCGAAAGCGCGTTTCGGCGTATTAACCAACGGTACGGTCTACAATTTTTACGCCGATTTAGAAAAACCGAATATTATGGACGAGAAGCCTTTTCTAACCATCGATATTGAAGACCTGAAAGATAATGCACTTAAAATCCTCGAAAGTTTTACTAAAAACGAATACAATTTAGAAACCATTCTCGATTCGGCCGAAGGTTTAAAATACATCAAGGCCATCAGAAAAGAATTTGAAAAAGAAACAGACACCCCTTCTGATGAAATGGTAAAATTACTGGTGAACCGTTTTTTCGATAAACCCTTAACGGCAAACCGGATGATCGCCTTTAAAGAGTATACCAAAAAGGCCCTGGCTATTTCCATCAACGAATCGATCAGCGATCGTTTGAAATCGGCATTAAATATCAATGAGAAAATAGAGAAAAAGGAGGAAGATAAAGCAATTCCTGTTATAGAAAATCCTGATGCTTCTAAAATTGTAACGACTGAAGAAGAATTGGAAGCTTTCCAGATCGTAAAAGCCATTTTACGCGAGAAGATCCCTTCGGCACGGATTGCAGCCCGCGATACCCAATCTTACTTTAGCGTATTACTGGATGACAATAACCGGAAACCCATCTGCAGGTTCCACTTTAATACCGCGAATAAATACCTCGAAACTTTTCAGAGCGGCAAAGATGCCGGTGAGAAAAACCAGTTGTTCAACCTTGATGAACTTTACGATTACAGGGCTCAATTGCATCAAACTTTGGAAAATTATTAA
- the yidD gene encoding membrane protein insertion efficiency factor YidD codes for MKIILLSIIRMYWAVFPKDKRRKCIFKLSCSKHVYQVTREEGLLEGFNALKYRYKNCRNGYHIFENHIDGSKMMILPDGQLLQENEIAVRFFSCS; via the coding sequence ATGAAAATAATTTTACTCTCGATCATAAGAATGTACTGGGCAGTATTCCCTAAAGATAAAAGGCGTAAATGCATTTTCAAATTGAGCTGCTCTAAGCATGTTTATCAGGTTACCAGAGAAGAAGGCCTGCTCGAAGGATTTAATGCATTAAAGTATCGATATAAAAACTGTAGAAATGGGTATCATATTTTCGAAAATCATATCGATGGGAGTAAGATGATGATATTACCCGATGGTCAGTTGCTTCAAGAAAATGAGATTGCAGTTAGATTTTTCTCCTGTAGCTAA
- a CDS encoding DUF6804 family protein, protein MKPFLIACSICCFVAILKLPIEFYTFLRTIVSLGVTLLIYSWIKQKNYYLAVVFLLVLILFNPLLPIHLHRKSIWIPLDIITGLLFLIIAFYKKSEPVKQDEKATEILPVQKTYSRDRIV, encoded by the coding sequence ATGAAACCATTCCTGATCGCTTGCTCAATCTGCTGCTTTGTAGCAATATTGAAGTTGCCCATTGAATTTTATACCTTTTTAAGAACCATTGTTTCATTGGGAGTAACCTTGCTCATTTACAGCTGGATCAAACAAAAGAACTATTATCTCGCAGTTGTTTTTTTACTTGTGCTCATCCTTTTCAATCCCCTGCTTCCCATTCACCTGCATCGGAAAAGCATCTGGATCCCACTTGATATCATCACCGGACTATTGTTTTTAATCATTGCCTTTTATAAGAAAAGTGAACCTGTAAAACAAGATGAAAAAGCCACTGAAATTTTACCCGTTCAAAAAACATACTCCAGAGACCGGATTGTTTAG
- a CDS encoding beta-carotene 15,15'-monooxygenase translates to MIAQIEEFFNPKTADPPQDENVEIRKPATEQEEEIRKRTYHEAGFRDGSRNSGSPLALSICLNAIYARFQNEEKELVEKQQLAKEPYINEQKTKETEIKTLVISKEGKEQQINKAETDIRAVKDNIEELKFEINDLPRNPEKYHISASKGASGKFWIGLIILMPLSLYLFTFYISTSYSAFFKPFDANSTIIMNVLDSKAFEKAWQDGSLEGAFVTFIPFVFLGLGYLIHMFGEVKSRENYFKIGLLFTITFIFDAILAYQIEEKIYELTKTLDSPEFNIPVAFGKIQFWGIIFAGFVVYLIWGVVFDFIMKEHREKDKIKHEQLRRKKDIQIHQDRISDIEIQKAKLIEELSDIKKSSLEAQGRIITLQRIIDAVIIPTKEYVLYASEYMKGWITFVNEKLHISMHEKIVLQTECIACYNENLKSAGASEDSQNSVYVTTL, encoded by the coding sequence ATGATTGCCCAAATAGAAGAATTTTTTAACCCAAAAACAGCCGATCCACCTCAGGATGAAAATGTGGAGATTAGGAAGCCGGCTACCGAACAAGAGGAGGAAATAAGAAAAAGAACTTACCACGAAGCTGGCTTCAGAGATGGATCAAGAAACAGTGGTAGCCCCCTAGCGCTTTCGATCTGTTTGAATGCCATTTACGCCAGGTTTCAAAATGAAGAAAAAGAACTGGTAGAAAAGCAGCAACTGGCGAAAGAGCCCTATATCAACGAGCAGAAAACTAAAGAAACCGAAATCAAAACACTAGTAATCAGTAAAGAAGGTAAAGAACAGCAGATTAACAAGGCAGAAACCGATATCAGGGCAGTAAAAGATAATATCGAAGAACTAAAATTCGAAATCAACGACCTGCCCCGGAATCCCGAAAAATACCACATTAGTGCTTCAAAAGGTGCTTCAGGCAAGTTCTGGATCGGTTTGATCATCCTGATGCCTTTAAGCCTGTATTTATTCACTTTTTATATTTCTACCTCTTATTCGGCTTTTTTTAAACCCTTTGACGCCAATAGCACCATCATTATGAATGTGCTCGATTCGAAAGCTTTTGAAAAGGCCTGGCAGGATGGATCGCTCGAAGGTGCTTTTGTAACCTTTATCCCTTTTGTATTTTTAGGACTGGGTTATTTGATCCACATGTTCGGAGAGGTTAAAAGCAGAGAGAACTATTTCAAGATCGGACTCCTTTTTACTATCACCTTTATTTTTGATGCCATTCTGGCTTACCAGATTGAGGAAAAGATTTATGAGCTAACCAAAACGTTAGATTCACCTGAATTTAATATCCCTGTTGCTTTTGGCAAAATCCAGTTCTGGGGAATCATCTTTGCGGGTTTTGTAGTGTACCTTATATGGGGTGTAGTATTCGATTTTATCATGAAAGAACACCGGGAGAAAGACAAAATCAAACACGAACAGCTGCGGAGAAAAAAAGATATTCAGATCCATCAGGACAGGATAAGCGATATTGAAATCCAGAAAGCAAAATTAATAGAAGAACTTAGTGACATTAAGAAAAGTTCGCTGGAGGCACAGGGACGTATTATTACACTACAACGGATAATCGATGCCGTAATTATTCCCACCAAGGAGTATGTTCTTTATGCCTCTGAATACATGAAAGGTTGGATTACGTTCGTGAATGAAAAGCTCCATATTTCAATGCACGAAAAAATTGTTCTTCAAACTGAATGTATTGCCTGTTACAACGAAAACCTTAAAAGCGCAGGAGCCAGCGAAGATTCGCAAAATTCTGTTTATGTCACTACTTTATAA
- a CDS encoding thermonuclease family protein — translation MQVGKVSVLILLLLTLQSCFIQPGESKPLNNYHLSFTAKVIRILDGDTMEVLYQDHPIKIRLAHIDCPEKRGHQPFGAKAKQALSDLCFGQMVSVQGQKYDHYKRLIAVVINQNKQVVNQEMIKLGMAWHFKKYSSDPLYARLEIKARKNKVGLWQDSSAVAPWVWRGMRYSLAR, via the coding sequence ATGCAAGTGGGAAAAGTAAGTGTATTGATTTTATTATTATTAACACTGCAAAGCTGTTTTATCCAGCCAGGCGAGAGCAAACCTTTAAACAACTACCACCTTTCCTTCACGGCCAAAGTGATCCGGATTTTAGATGGCGATACCATGGAGGTATTGTATCAGGATCATCCCATTAAAATCCGTTTGGCCCATATCGATTGCCCCGAGAAACGTGGCCACCAACCTTTTGGTGCCAAAGCCAAACAAGCTTTGTCCGATTTATGTTTCGGGCAAATGGTTAGTGTACAAGGCCAGAAATACGACCACTATAAAAGATTAATTGCCGTAGTAATTAACCAAAACAAACAGGTCGTTAATCAGGAAATGATTAAACTGGGTATGGCCTGGCATTTTAAAAAATACTCAAGTGATCCGTTATATGCCAGGTTAGAAATAAAAGCCAGGAAAAACAAGGTGGGATTATGGCAGGATAGCAGTGCCGTAGCTCCTTGGGTTTGGCGGGGGATGAGGTACAGTTTGGCAAGGTAG
- a CDS encoding OmpA family protein, protein MAFDLNKSDGSKEESSKFDLSKREIEKPAGQSRGWLIGLFGILVVGGGIWYYASGKADPAAKASAANVSSDPASVVIPAAPTKEKVSSVDTTAVAQVNSTAIQADPIRKTSLNTAPAKLQTKALKALNHTVPVTFLQGSSSFASTNKTLIKRIVVYMIKNPTVSIRINGYASSDGPIGVNQQISQARADTFKNHLTALNIEASRISTIGKGIENPIASNKTVSGRKKNRRVEITLL, encoded by the coding sequence ATGGCATTCGATTTAAATAAAAGTGATGGTTCTAAAGAAGAGTCATCCAAATTTGATCTTTCAAAAAGAGAGATCGAAAAACCCGCAGGCCAATCGAGGGGATGGTTAATCGGTTTATTCGGGATACTGGTTGTTGGTGGCGGCATCTGGTATTATGCATCAGGCAAAGCAGATCCTGCGGCAAAAGCATCTGCAGCTAACGTTTCTTCTGACCCGGCTTCGGTTGTTATACCTGCTGCACCAACAAAAGAAAAAGTTAGCAGTGTAGATACAACTGCTGTTGCACAGGTAAATTCAACGGCGATACAAGCAGATCCGATCAGAAAAACCAGTCTGAATACAGCTCCTGCTAAATTACAAACCAAAGCGCTCAAAGCTTTAAACCATACCGTGCCGGTAACATTTCTTCAAGGTTCATCATCTTTTGCAAGCACCAACAAAACTTTAATCAAACGCATTGTCGTTTATATGATCAAAAATCCTACGGTATCCATCCGTATTAATGGTTATGCCAGCAGCGATGGTCCGATAGGCGTAAACCAGCAGATATCGCAGGCAAGGGCCGATACATTTAAAAATCATTTAACGGCATTAAATATTGAAGCAAGCCGGATAAGCACCATAGGAAAAGGCATTGAAAATCCGATTGCCTCAAATAAAACTGTTAGCGGAAGAAAAAAGAACAGGCGTGTTGAAATTACATTGCTATAA
- a CDS encoding TerD family protein: MSSFNLNKGDRFSLSKAAPGLTIVKIGMGWDPNEQPGGPEFDLDVSAFSIGSDFKIPSDSYFTFYGQIRMGNKIEDKVEKGLFRPFTEDGAIIGAIDDPDGSRSEGDDDENMFIDLSKVSDKIEQIIICCTICKYPHDNKKDRRTLDLNFGKVNDCYIRIVDESNGSEILRYDLKDQYTNEDAVEFGRLFRAGESWEFEAMGRAHTGSLQTLVEMYT, encoded by the coding sequence ATGAGCAGTTTTAATTTAAATAAGGGAGACAGGTTCTCTCTTTCCAAAGCAGCACCCGGACTCACCATTGTAAAAATAGGAATGGGCTGGGATCCTAACGAGCAACCGGGAGGACCAGAATTCGATCTCGATGTTTCGGCCTTCTCGATAGGCAGTGATTTTAAAATCCCTTCTGATTCTTACTTTACCTTTTACGGGCAGATCAGGATGGGCAATAAAATTGAGGATAAGGTAGAAAAAGGCCTGTTTAGGCCATTCACTGAAGACGGGGCAATTATTGGCGCCATTGATGATCCGGATGGGAGCAGAAGTGAAGGCGATGACGATGAAAATATGTTTATCGATTTATCCAAAGTCAGCGATAAAATCGAGCAGATTATTATATGTTGCACGATCTGTAAATATCCTCACGACAATAAAAAAGACAGAAGAACATTAGACCTGAATTTTGGAAAAGTGAACGACTGTTACATCAGGATTGTGGATGAAAGCAATGGTTCTGAAATATTGCGTTACGACCTTAAAGACCAATATACCAATGAAGATGCCGTAGAATTTGGACGTTTGTTCCGTGCTGGCGAGAGTTGGGAGTTTGAAGCGATGGGCAGGGCGCATACCGGCAGTTTGCAAACTTTAGTTGAGATGTACACCTAA
- a CDS encoding TerD family protein, with protein MAIQIEKRKPVSLIGEEPGLKHIIAGLGWDTAVVNGHPVDLDLSVFMLGENGKLLADEYFVFYNNNTSPDGSTHYPGDSRGGEGDGDDEVIHIDLSKIDPKVEFLYFAVTIDQSEERGHHFGHVQHSYINIRNNADKSVLCQYLLKEEFTNEDSLMIASVSRNGGAWNVEALGQAFSGGLNTLIELYQ; from the coding sequence ATGGCTATACAAATAGAAAAAAGAAAACCCGTTTCACTGATCGGGGAAGAACCCGGCTTAAAACACATTATTGCCGGCCTGGGCTGGGATACTGCTGTTGTAAACGGGCACCCGGTAGACCTCGATCTCTCCGTGTTTATGCTGGGCGAAAACGGCAAACTGCTTGCCGATGAATACTTTGTTTTTTATAACAACAACACGAGTCCTGATGGTTCTACCCATTACCCCGGCGATAGCAGGGGTGGCGAAGGTGACGGAGACGATGAGGTAATCCATATCGATTTATCCAAAATAGATCCGAAAGTGGAATTCCTTTATTTCGCAGTAACCATCGATCAAAGCGAAGAAAGAGGCCATCATTTTGGCCACGTTCAACACTCCTATATCAATATCAGGAACAATGCTGATAAATCGGTTTTATGCCAGTACCTGCTCAAAGAGGAATTTACAAACGAAGATTCCCTGATGATTGCTTCAGTTTCCAGAAACGGGGGAGCATGGAATGTTGAGGCCCTTGGCCAGGCCTTTTCCGGCGGTTTAAATACACTAATAGAATTATATCAATAG
- a CDS encoding transglutaminase domain-containing protein: MNRTILSLLLFSVTTAFAQKQLKIVKATSTSVDIKDDNYPVRKNAWTVMPKEKLDVYSTSAKKVTFYTDQESISFNVDPKVGEYDFIILVNGTDTARTQVKYDAKAPSRRPIAYLDTLQKAGKYNLSDRREVPVFTYQSMDNSNLVRIRTDLRLDSVAGKGNELSKIFNLMHWVHNLIRHDGNSGNPTLKNAIELIRVCREQNRGVNCRMLATVLNECYLAMGITSRYITCMPKETNFDDCHVINMVYSKDLKKWIWIDPTFDSYVMDEKGNLLGVQEVRERLVKGMPLVLNADANWNRTALQSKEYYLQTYMAKNLYRLETPVMSQYDTETWTSGKEVAYVELLPLDGIVQGPQKRESTNQKTGVKFINYKTNNPELFWTTPK; encoded by the coding sequence ATGAACCGCACTATTCTATCCTTACTCCTTTTCTCAGTAACCACTGCATTCGCCCAAAAGCAACTTAAAATTGTTAAGGCAACTTCTACCAGTGTTGATATCAAAGATGATAATTACCCGGTCAGAAAGAACGCCTGGACGGTTATGCCTAAAGAAAAATTAGATGTATATAGCACCTCGGCCAAAAAAGTAACTTTTTATACCGACCAGGAATCCATATCATTCAATGTCGATCCAAAGGTTGGGGAATATGATTTTATTATCCTGGTTAATGGAACCGATACCGCAAGAACACAGGTAAAATATGATGCAAAGGCTCCCAGCAGGAGACCCATTGCCTACCTGGATACACTTCAAAAGGCGGGAAAATACAACCTTTCAGACAGACGTGAAGTCCCGGTATTTACCTACCAATCCATGGATAACTCCAATCTGGTGCGCATCAGAACAGACCTCAGGCTAGATTCTGTCGCGGGCAAAGGAAACGAGCTTTCTAAAATTTTCAACCTGATGCACTGGGTACATAATCTGATCAGGCATGATGGGAACAGCGGTAACCCTACCCTTAAAAATGCAATTGAGCTGATTAGGGTGTGCAGGGAGCAAAACCGCGGGGTAAACTGCCGTATGCTGGCCACAGTGCTTAACGAATGTTACCTCGCTATGGGCATTACTTCCAGATACATTACCTGCATGCCAAAAGAAACCAATTTTGATGATTGCCATGTAATTAATATGGTATACAGTAAAGACCTTAAGAAGTGGATCTGGATTGACCCTACCTTTGATTCGTATGTGATGGATGAAAAAGGCAATCTGCTCGGTGTACAGGAAGTAAGAGAACGATTGGTAAAAGGTATGCCGCTGGTATTAAATGCAGATGCAAACTGGAACCGTACCGCATTACAATCTAAGGAATATTACCTGCAAACCTATATGGCAAAAAATCTTTACCGCCTTGAAACTCCCGTGATGAGCCAGTATGATACCGAAACCTGGACCAGCGGAAAAGAAGTGGCCTATGTAGAACTGTTGCCACTGGATGGTATTGTTCAGGGGCCTCAGAAGAGGGAATCAACCAATCAGAAAACCGGGGTTAAGTTTATCAATTATAAAACCAATAATCCTGAACTGTTCTGGACTACACCAAAATAA
- a CDS encoding GIN domain-containing protein, protein MKTLAKTLFAAALTAVVLTSSAMATFATEPVKAETKTASLSKFNRIWVSGNVKIVLTQGDKQNVAGASNYDAAKTSVSTDGKTLFINSLETSQVTLNVTVNDLERIEAYGQSVVVTSNNFDVKYLQLFLYQSATAKIKTTAGSLYTIVKDDAVLKLSGTAGESTMIASNKKNVKLADFASLKSASYTSEAIMEAEQNAMVLAK, encoded by the coding sequence ATGAAAACTTTAGCAAAAACATTATTCGCAGCAGCATTAACAGCAGTAGTATTAACTTCATCAGCCATGGCAACTTTTGCCACTGAGCCCGTTAAAGCAGAAACAAAAACTGCTTCATTATCAAAATTCAACAGAATCTGGGTAAGCGGTAACGTTAAAATCGTCTTAACCCAGGGCGATAAACAAAACGTAGCCGGTGCAAGCAATTATGACGCTGCAAAAACCTCCGTATCAACTGATGGAAAAACCTTGTTTATCAATTCATTAGAAACCAGCCAGGTAACGCTGAATGTTACTGTAAATGATTTAGAAAGAATTGAAGCTTATGGCCAATCAGTGGTGGTAACCAGTAATAATTTCGATGTAAAATACCTTCAGTTATTTTTGTATCAAAGTGCTACCGCGAAAATCAAAACAACAGCAGGCAGTTTATATACTATCGTTAAGGATGATGCGGTATTAAAATTAAGTGGTACTGCTGGTGAAAGTACAATGATTGCCAGCAACAAGAAAAATGTAAAATTAGCTGACTTTGCCAGTCTTAAATCAGCATCATACACATCTGAAGCAATCATGGAAGCAGAGCAGAACGCAATGGTTCTGGCGAAATAA